A single genomic interval of Helianthus annuus cultivar XRQ/B chromosome 6, HanXRQr2.0-SUNRISE, whole genome shotgun sequence harbors:
- the LOC110865099 gene encoding NAC domain-containing protein 21/22, with product MEGEVKKDAETLPPGFRFHPTDEELITSYLINKIQDSSFTARAITDVDLNKCEPWDLPGKAKMGEKEWYFFSLRDRKYPTGVRTNRATTTGYWKTTGKDKEIFNGATSEIVGMKKTLVFYRGRAPRGEKTNWVMHEYRVHAKSVFRSSKDEWVVCRVFQKSVGGKKYPSSSHSRVMINPYHLEIGPASGIHVPPQIMTSDPSYQFPYGVGRSYMTNADIPEFSRVFRGTTNMPLNQTQLNYPNADGSELFSISGLNLNLRGSTSTQMTMRPILAQPPPPPGATSSLQPQPQEDVANSSMLISSTRGHENVEPMGYDHGDMSANGDGLVNNRFMNMDHDLENFWAPY from the exons ATGGAAGGAGAAGTGAAAAAGGATGCAGAAACACTTCCTCCAGGGTTTCGATTTCATCCAACAGACGAAGAACTCATCACTTCTTATCTTATAAACAAGATACAAGATTCTAGTTTTACTGCAAGGGCAATTACTGATGTTGATCTCAACAAATGTGAACCTTGGGATCTTCCTG GAAAGGCAAAAATGGGAGAGAAAGAATGGTATTTCTTCAGCCTAAGAGATAGGAAATACCCAACAGGAGTGAGAACAAACAGAGCCACCACTACTGGATACTGGAAGACCACTGGAAAGGACAAAGAGATCTTCAATGGTGCTACCTCAGAGATTGTTGGTATGAAGAAAACTTTGGTGTTTTATAGAGGGAGAGCCCCCCGTGGCGAGAAAACCAACTGGGTTATGCATGAGTATCGCGTTCACGCCAAATCTGTGTTTCGGTCTTCCAAG GATGAGTGGGTTGTGTGTCGGGTTTTCCAAAAGAGCGTTGGTGGCAAGAAGTATCCATCGTCCAGCCATTCGCGAGTCATGATTAATCCCTACCACCTTGAGATTGGTCCAGCTTCAGGAATTCATGTGCCTCCCCAAATCATGACATCAGATCCAAGTTATCAATTTCCATATGGGGTTGGAAGAAGTTACATGACTAATGCTGATATTCCGGAGTTTTCAAGGGTTTTTAGAGGCACCACGAATATGCCTCTCAACCAAACCCAATTGAACTATCCCAACGCAGATGGATCTGAACTCTTTAGTATTTCCGGGCTGAATCTAAACCTAAGAGGATCAACTTCAACACAAATGACTATGAGACCAATATTggcacaaccaccaccaccaccaggaGCAACATCCTCACTACAACCACAGCCGCAAGAAGATGTAGCTAATTCCTCGATGCTCATAAGTAGTACTCGTGGACATGAAAATGTGGAACCCATGGGTTATGATCATGGGGATATGAGTGCCAATGGAGACGGGCTCGTCAATAATAGGTTCATGAATATGGACCATGACCTTGAAAATTTCTGGGCTCCCTATTGA